From the genome of Marixanthomonas ophiurae, one region includes:
- a CDS encoding alpha/beta hydrolase, producing the protein MKAIKKIVLSIFFLSVSISYAQTKPIEVSKEPFSIGETLTFYSETLEEERTLNVYLPHNFSEEKEYPVIYLLDGSADEDFIHIAGLVQFGSFSWINMIPETIVIGIANVSRNRDFTYPSTDKEYVKKYPETGHSEKFIAFIEKELQPLVEKQYPVTSEKTLIGQSLGGLLASEILFKKPNLFKNYIIVSPSLWYDYESLLKKEPQPYSTEKSIYVAVGEEGNVMKRVAKQLHKKLNKNKKKNTSLYYHFLKEQDHGDALHLAVYDAFKKLFTSQEKK; encoded by the coding sequence ATGAAAGCAATTAAAAAAATAGTCCTGTCCATTTTCTTTTTATCTGTTTCAATAAGCTATGCGCAAACAAAGCCTATTGAAGTTTCAAAAGAACCTTTCTCAATTGGAGAAACACTTACGTTTTATTCTGAAACTTTAGAAGAAGAGCGAACGTTAAACGTTTATTTGCCACATAATTTTTCCGAAGAAAAAGAATACCCCGTTATTTATTTGTTGGATGGTTCGGCCGATGAAGATTTTATTCATATTGCAGGCTTGGTTCAGTTTGGATCCTTTTCGTGGATTAATATGATTCCGGAAACCATTGTAATCGGAATTGCCAATGTGAGCAGGAATCGTGACTTCACCTATCCTTCTACCGATAAAGAGTACGTTAAAAAATATCCAGAAACCGGTCATTCAGAAAAATTTATTGCATTTATAGAAAAAGAGCTGCAACCCCTAGTGGAAAAGCAATACCCAGTTACTTCAGAAAAAACCTTAATTGGACAATCGTTGGGTGGCTTATTGGCTTCTGAAATCTTATTTAAAAAGCCTAATCTTTTTAAAAACTACATTATCGTTAGTCCGAGTTTGTGGTACGATTATGAATCGTTGTTAAAAAAAGAACCACAACCTTATAGCACAGAAAAATCAATCTACGTCGCTGTTGGAGAAGAAGGAAATGTGATGAAGCGAGTGGCAAAGCAGCTTCATAAAAAACTGAACAAAAACAAAAAGAAAAACACGTCTTTATATTATCACTTTTTAAAAGAGCAAGATCACGGTGATGCATTGCATTTGGCCGTGTACGATGCTTTTAAAAAATTATTTACTTCGCAAGAGAAAAAATAA
- a CDS encoding RidA family protein, whose translation MRNKSKLVDGKAKPRGAYPHVKRVGDFIFISGTSSRLPDNTIAGANQVDEMGSMQFDIKEQTRAVLENIKDYLATENATMDDVVDVTSFLVNMNDFAGYNEVYAQYFKKETGPARTTVAVHQLPHPHLMVEIKAMAYKPVSE comes from the coding sequence ATGAGAAACAAAAGTAAATTAGTCGACGGAAAAGCAAAACCTCGAGGAGCCTATCCACACGTAAAACGCGTGGGAGACTTCATTTTTATAAGTGGAACCAGCTCTAGACTACCCGACAACACTATTGCCGGTGCCAACCAAGTAGACGAAATGGGCAGCATGCAATTCGATATTAAAGAACAAACCCGTGCCGTACTCGAAAACATTAAGGATTATCTAGCTACAGAAAACGCCACTATGGATGATGTAGTCGATGTAACCTCTTTTTTGGTTAACATGAATGACTTTGCAGGCTATAATGAAGTGTATGCGCAATATTTTAAAAAAGAAACAGGCCCAGCACGAACCACTGTTGCAGTGCATCAATTGCCGCATCCGCATTTAATGGTGGAAATTAAGGCAATGGCTTATAAGCCTGTAAGTGAGTAG
- a CDS encoding FAD-dependent oxidoreductase, giving the protein MNTKDNILVIGAGLCGSLLSLRLAQRGYQVTLVEKRPDLRKTTQDAGRSINLALSDRGLKGLRLAGVEEDAKKLCIPMNGRMIHDRQSNTFLSKYSGRKNEYINSVSRPGLNKLLLDAAEAMPNVKIIFNHGCKTVDLPNASATFKNYETNEEVTLSGDILLGTDGAGSAVRKNMFLHKKFLFSFSQDWLTHGYKELEIPAKKDGGYRTYTNALHIWPRGEDMLIALPNLDGSFTVTLFLPYKNSDYCFENLNTPERVTEYFEKEFPDALELMPNLAEEFFNNPTGPLGTIKCSPWSTYGKTLLLGDAAHAIVPFYGQGMNASFEDVVVFDEILEKYESNLTDGTLHWETIFQEYEVNRKKDTDAIADLAVDNFHEMKEHTASPLFQRKRKLETAFEAEFPQEYYSKYSLVTFNEHITYDEALRKGRAQDKAILNLLDDGKLPDSLSLQEKLKLVKRETKEIMHDDAVVKNLK; this is encoded by the coding sequence ATGAACACAAAAGATAACATATTAGTAATTGGCGCTGGACTCTGCGGTAGTTTACTCAGCTTACGATTAGCTCAACGTGGATATCAAGTTACCCTAGTTGAAAAAAGACCTGATCTACGAAAAACAACCCAAGACGCCGGGCGTTCTATCAACTTAGCATTAAGTGATCGAGGTTTAAAAGGATTGCGACTTGCCGGTGTTGAAGAAGACGCCAAAAAACTGTGTATTCCTATGAACGGTCGAATGATTCACGACCGTCAAAGCAATACATTTTTAAGTAAATACAGCGGACGTAAAAATGAATACATCAACTCGGTTTCAAGACCAGGCTTAAATAAATTGTTGTTAGATGCTGCGGAAGCGATGCCGAATGTGAAAATTATTTTCAATCATGGTTGCAAAACGGTTGATTTGCCCAACGCTTCAGCAACTTTTAAAAATTATGAAACCAATGAAGAAGTCACTTTAAGCGGAGATATTCTATTAGGAACTGACGGTGCCGGTTCAGCCGTTCGAAAAAATATGTTCTTGCACAAAAAGTTTTTATTTAGCTTTTCACAAGATTGGTTAACCCACGGTTATAAAGAACTGGAGATTCCAGCTAAAAAAGACGGAGGATATCGTACCTACACCAATGCATTACATATTTGGCCACGCGGAGAAGATATGCTTATTGCCTTACCCAATTTAGATGGAAGTTTCACCGTTACCCTATTTCTTCCATATAAAAACAGCGATTATTGTTTCGAAAATTTAAACACTCCAGAACGGGTTACTGAATATTTCGAGAAAGAATTTCCTGATGCATTAGAATTGATGCCTAATTTAGCTGAAGAATTTTTTAATAATCCAACAGGGCCACTGGGCACCATAAAATGTTCTCCTTGGAGCACCTACGGAAAAACTTTATTGTTGGGCGATGCGGCTCACGCAATCGTTCCATTTTATGGACAAGGAATGAATGCCTCATTTGAAGATGTAGTGGTTTTTGATGAAATTTTAGAGAAATATGAAAGCAATCTCACCGACGGAACGCTTCACTGGGAAACTATTTTTCAAGAATATGAAGTCAATCGCAAAAAAGACACCGACGCCATTGCCGATTTAGCGGTCGATAACTTTCACGAAATGAAAGAGCACACGGCAAGTCCATTATTCCAACGCAAACGAAAACTGGAAACTGCTTTTGAAGCGGAGTTTCCACAGGAATATTATAGTAAATATTCTTTAGTTACCTTTAACGAACACATCACTTACGATGAGGCTTTACGAAAAGGACGGGCACAAGACAAAGCCATCTTAAACTTGCTAGACGATGGAAAATTACCTGATTCGTTATCGCTTCAAGAAAAATTAAAATTGGTAAAACGCGAGACCAAAGAGATTATGCACGATGATGCGGTGGTAAAAAACTTAAAATAA
- the kynU gene encoding kynureninase, with amino-acid sequence MNYQNSLEFAKQLDTEDSLSHFRKKFHIPQDKDNNELIYLCGNSLGLQPKTTSTYIQKELQDWAKLGVEGHTEGEHPWLPYHELLSESMAKIVGAKPSEVVMMNTLTTNLHLMMVSFYQPTDKKYKIVIEADAFPSDKYAMESQLKFHSHDEKEGLILWKPREGEELCRFEDLEAIMNEQGDEIALLMIGSTNYYSGQSFPLKKITELGHKHDCKVGFDLAHGAGNIQPNLHESGADFAVWCSYKYLNSGPGSLGGCFVHERHANNKELKRFTGWWGHNKQTRFNMRKDFDALPGAEGWQLSNPPILSMAAIRASLDVFEEAGFDNLRKKSVKLTGFLEFLLDDMNNESISVITPRTPEERGCQLSIQVKNADKSLHTKLTESCVISDWREPDVIRIAPAPLYNSFADVFGFVQKLKQVLNN; translated from the coding sequence ATGAACTACCAAAACTCACTGGAATTTGCAAAGCAATTAGACACTGAAGACAGCTTATCGCATTTCAGAAAAAAATTCCACATTCCTCAAGATAAAGACAACAACGAACTGATTTACCTCTGCGGAAACAGTTTAGGGTTACAACCTAAAACCACCTCAACCTATATTCAAAAAGAATTGCAAGATTGGGCCAAATTAGGGGTTGAAGGCCATACCGAAGGCGAACACCCTTGGTTGCCGTATCACGAATTGCTTTCCGAAAGCATGGCCAAAATAGTAGGTGCTAAACCTAGCGAAGTGGTGATGATGAACACGCTGACCACCAACTTACATTTAATGATGGTTTCGTTTTATCAACCTACCGATAAAAAGTATAAAATCGTCATTGAAGCCGATGCTTTTCCCAGCGACAAATACGCGATGGAAAGTCAGTTAAAGTTTCACAGCCATGATGAAAAGGAAGGACTCATCCTATGGAAACCCAGAGAAGGTGAAGAGTTATGTCGTTTTGAAGATCTAGAAGCGATTATGAATGAACAAGGCGACGAAATCGCTTTATTAATGATTGGTAGCACAAACTACTATAGCGGGCAATCGTTCCCACTCAAAAAAATCACCGAATTAGGACACAAACACGATTGTAAAGTAGGTTTTGATTTAGCTCACGGAGCTGGGAACATTCAACCTAACTTACACGAATCGGGAGCAGATTTCGCGGTTTGGTGTAGTTATAAGTATTTAAACAGTGGTCCAGGAAGTTTGGGCGGTTGTTTTGTTCACGAACGCCACGCAAATAATAAAGAGTTAAAACGTTTCACAGGTTGGTGGGGGCACAATAAGCAAACCCGTTTCAATATGCGGAAAGATTTTGATGCCTTACCAGGTGCCGAAGGCTGGCAATTGAGCAATCCACCTATTTTATCGATGGCTGCCATTAGAGCATCGTTAGATGTTTTTGAGGAAGCTGGTTTTGACAATCTTCGAAAGAAATCGGTTAAACTCACTGGTTTTTTAGAATTTCTTTTAGATGACATGAACAATGAAAGCATATCAGTTATCACACCTAGAACACCAGAAGAACGGGGTTGTCAATTATCCATTCAAGTAAAAAACGCCGATAAAAGCTTACATACCAAATTAACCGAATCTTGTGTAATCAGTGATTGGCGCGAGCCTGATGTAATCCGTATTGCCCCTGCTCCACTCTACAATAGTTTTGCAGATGTGTTTGGCTTTGTCCAAAAACTGAAACAAGTGCTAAATAATTAA